The sequence CCATTAAAACAAAGGtatagaaaaaaagaaaagcagatgagcttacatttgcagattaaatgaACATTACTACACTATCCAactatccaaaattagttccaagtGTTTTATCGGCGAAAACACCGAAGATGTCCACATGTCACCGAGTAAAATCTTGGTTTGCAGACGACAATATTTAACTGTCCGCACTTTTGCCTGTGAACTcgtgtaaacaaataaacaaacaagtaaattcGAAATAGGATCAATTTATCCAAATATAGCAACAGAGACAAAGTATTACATCGAAATGACTGTACGGAATTTGAGGGCGCTTTCTCATGTAGACGTACAGAGAGGGTTTTTTCCAACGCAGTTGAGATACACTCAGCTTTTTGCTGCCTTCAACACaatccttcaaaatatgacgtCGATAGCCTTGGAAGACTCACGCATAATCCTGGACTGGACTGGACTGGTGAGATTGAACTAAAAAGGTTTATCCCCCATACATGTACACCCAGCGAATCAGTAGACGACACGTACTTTTATTCTAATTACCTCATACTATTAGCTTTGGAAGTAGATGAAAACACAGTGTCACACGGCTAAAACTTTTTTCCCGTTTTCCACAAGTTTAAGTACACAAAATCCATGAACTTCAACTGCTAAACCTTAATATTATTTTGCCGACAAAATTGTGCACAGTAAACAGATAAAATGGTCTGTGGTCGTCAGCTGTGACACTAAACATCGGCTCTCACGCCGCTCTGGTACCCTATGGGTACACCCTCTCTCATAAGAGCCAAAGCATCTCCAAGGGCGCCTGGGCACGGGAGCAATAAGGCATTCGGCGCATTTGTTGTTGCCTTGAAGGGACTCCGTCGAGCGCAAACGCGCTGCACGCATCATGCGCATGAAACCATACAGTATCACAGACGTATGTCCAGATAAGCTGAATAATTATAGCCTTGGTGGGCTGGGTCCCCGGGGCTGGGTCGTGCAGCTTGGCCCTCTGTCGTGCGGCTTGCGCGATGCCCTATGCCCAGATGTGACTATCACCCTGGAAGCTTGGCCTGCGATCCCTATAACCCTGGACGGAATTTACCGGTACAGAGTAAATAGAAAGTTTTTTCCCCGTACAGTTCGCGAATCGGTTCACGACACGCGTGTTTATCATTTTATAGTGTTAGTATTGAACGCACATGCGCTCATAACTTGGACAATTTCCAAAATGGCATGAAGCTATAAAACGTTAAGGATATGCGAAACACCGGGTCGTATGACTGATTTTGTTCTAGGTTCCTTAATGTTCTGGTCAATTTAACCTTGAAATTTAAATGTGCAATTTAAAAGTTTGCAAACTAACACCTCCGATTTCTAATGTCGACCCCTGCATGCTTGAAATGCCGAATCGTCGAGATGGTcgggggtgggggagggggaggtCACTCACTCGGACTCGACACCAAACATGCGAAAGTATCATAAAGGGTAAACTTTCATGGATGCTTGGGATTTAACCTCGCTCTGGCACTGTCAAAATCACTCCTGGAATGAAAGGTTTGGGCACACATGAAGTCACAGAGATCATACGTCTGAAGTCCAATGCCACGGGTGTAATGTCCACAGCCCCTCAGAGAAGTTATAGGTGTGACGACTATATCCCTGGGAACCTCTACTTGTCATGAGCACGACCTTTGGCAGTGTAGACTAAAATATGAAGGGTTTTCCCCGTGCAGCAACGAATGGGTAGGCGACACGCGCGTGTGTTATTGTGTACATTATTCCACATATCATGAGTGTATTAGTATTGCAAGCACGTAGTTGATTATCCGGACAACTGTCAAATGTTTTCATGTAAAACAATATAATGTATAAGGGGTTTTGACAGAAATCACCTGGCtccattttttctatttttcttaGCCTAGTGTTTCTGGATATTCATGGACAATACAGCGtattttacgtcattttttcaaattttctgctTTCTCTTTTGACTTATGGCCGAGGTCAATGGCTTTCACCGAACACCAAGCATTCACAGCGTAAtaatacagcaaaaaacaggatggttgaacagtctcatatacgttacgtttacttttttatacgtggcacacaagttttgtagataacattgtagataaaaagaactgactcatttgagtgtctggatagaacacacaagggaatagCTAAATTAGTTATTGAGTGATAGTAGAGactctggctaaacaaaccataatacaaCGTATACGTACTGGTGCCAATCTGTCTAGACACACaaggataaacagtggagtggagtgttACATTAttagtatttcactcaaatgagtcggttctttttatctacaatgtatctacaaacttgtgtgggacgtacaaaaaagtaaacgtaatgtatatgagactgtccaaccatcctgttttttgctgtaattCATCACCGACCGCCGCACGAAACATCCCTGGAACGGTCTGAACATCTACTACAATCTTCTAAAAAATTATGCAGGGGCACAAAGGTAACGATACCACACCACAGACAATAGGCATTGACCTAGTTGTTGGAAAACAAAATAACCGAATATTACGAATGCGTGGATGATAATTACTTGAGCATTTTCGCTGACTTGCCAGTATTTAATCTGTCGAAGTACAGAATGGTCTGGAACAAATGGCCATGcaataacaaaaacaattaaTATTGTACATACAAACCGCACATATGGTTTAATGCTGAGTTGCATTTTCCTGATTGGTCCTGCGACTGAACACTGTACGACCAATCGCATGATCGTCTGCatagttagggactggtcagtttcttagGCCTgtgggggccggtggattcatggggggtcaccctgtttttgactttggtgataagggggtcaccatgtttttgaaatgcccaatagggggggtcagtgtgtttttgaatatcGACACAGgttcatcattgcctaaaatgcatcgtgtcagccacaaatttcatccagttgcatttttcggcgcacccttcgggcgcgtaactttaataatcagacatattgttcagcacgcccaactttaatatatcaggcatacatatatcagagatagagatatatgtatgttcaatatttttcagcgtgctcttcaagcacattactttaatatatcagacatttttcaacacacccttcctgtgcattactttaatatacaagacctacatgtatatatcagagatatcaggatgtttcatatttttctccgcgcccttcaggcgccatactttaataaatcagagatatatgccagagatatcttgatgtttgctatgtgaaagtgtactattatgagatctgcatttcatatgaaaagcatgacaaattcgtgatacttttctgttctctctatgagaattcagtatgagaagcaacatgcacaaatatcaatgttacaagaaaaggtcatctcagactctgcacatatcagatttggctaaaatgcctctctattgttcctcaggagatttaattggatggctggcaagtcttaacacccatcaaagtttttgatttactgctttttcctgtttgatattaatgattgacatccatttctgtacaacagttcaggacatctggttaagcatagaaagtgtgaaatacattcacagctcattcaaaatgtactgtattcaaactttaagattgacactttgaaattcctatcttacaactgacatgccaacaatttcattaaaatacagaatgacttaaaatataaatgtatgtaaaatataacataccggtatatatttacatatatatacatatatatatatatatatatatatatatatatatatatatatatatatatatatatttatatattacagtattatattattacatattacagttgtcgcgtgcgggggggtaaccctgttttcaaaatttggaatagggggggtcaccctgtttttcaaaatttggaatgggggtcagccactttttgacgtcggcaaaaaataatccaccggcccccccccccggccgaagaaactgaccagtcccttagaatGTTGTATCTGTCAACGACTCTATTCTTAGCAGCATTACTCAGGAAAAAGTCCCTGTCTGTATTTTGAGAAAGATGCTGCGCACGTAATTTGCCTTTCACCAGAGAGTGGCTGTCCATCGCCCACAACACACCTACATCCAGAAGCTCTCGTCCTTTCAGATTCGGGCACCCGAAGCTGCACCTCGCGAACCCGGTTGCAGTAACGAAGCAGGGAGCGATCGATAAAATGGTAAGAGCGTCACAAACTTTAGATGGATTTCTTTCGATTGGATACTACGCGGGATGTAATACAATCGGCATCGTATGATTGGCCGATGCCTTCCTCGCCATGGACAAGCTCATTCTAGCGACCGAGAGCATGATTTCCGCTCCGGAGACTCATGCAAAAATTACAACCAAGGGAACTTTGGAGTTACGGATACACAGAACATTACTTTTACCAATTCGAATGTAACACCATACCATGGATAAAAAACGAACGATTCAACCACCGTTATGAACTCATACTCTCAGTATCATTTTAACAATATAGTCGCAATCACCCAACACAATGTGTCCTTGATTTGACCCCTGCAGGCAGACGCGCTTAACGCCATGGTTTGGAGAATCGATGAAGGTTTAGCGCAGCTTTTTCCGAACCAGCTTCTGGCATTCGTCTCCTATCTATGGGTTGCTGTTGTCCTACTCAGAAGTAACCCTATTACTTGTGCTGTCGTGAGCTCTGGGTAGGTATATATGAAAGAAAGTTCTTAGCTAATACGAAAATACCTACCACAGCACAAAATAGACAGAATTGTAAGTGCTAGTGTCCTCGTTTGCGACAGAAATTCAGAGTTCATCGAACGGATGTTTTGAATCACTACCTTTGAGTTTAACTTATATGAAGAATGAGATTTAGCCATTATTTTCATCCTTACTCGCATCATATTATCCCAGCAAGAAACCTCTTTCACTTGGCTATATCCCCTTTATTGCTTGCACTAGGAAACACTCGGTTGCCAACAAAGGTGACATGTTGATTCTCAGCAAAGTAACGCCGGGATCTTTTGGTGTAGATGACGTCATCGTTGTGAAGGACCCATCGAGACAAACATCGCTTTACGTCCAGAAAGTGACCAGCATCAGGTATCCGTTTCTTGATATCTACGTGACACTTGCTTCTGAACCCAGTGAGATTCTCTGAAGTGCGCCACCAACGAAGTAAAGTTCGTACTCCTGGCATTTCGTTTGGTTTCAGTTTGAATCTGATGGATACACGACTTATGAGAAATTCAAACCTTCCCTTGAGAATTCTTCGAATTCTGGAATTATTTCTACGTATTTATCAATAGATGAATGTGCTTTTTAATCCTCTGGTTCAATCCCTGGCCatcacaaaatatcacactGCCGGGCACAAAAAAGAAGAAGCTTGGGTAAAGACTTGGACATCACCTTGCTCTGTAATCTCCGTACATAAATCAATCGTACGAGTGATTTTATTGATACTCAAGTATGTTCAAATATTTGTTACGTGTATGCATATCAACCTACTCAAATTTGccgaaatgttaccagggtttcTACATACGAGGGAAACACATTGGGCGATAGTAATACACTCAATGGCAGAGCAACCCCCCTCCCCTTGTGATATGTGAGTGGACGACCTTTTTTCTAGTTTAAAATGTCATCTTCATTCATCCTCGTTCAAGAAATTTTGCGAGTTGACGATATGATCGACAagcttttgtcacatttttccACAATATAATACTTTCCTTCCTCTCTGTCTCCTCAGTTACGACCCGCAAGACCCTTTGCATCCAGATGTTCAGATTCAATATCAGCCAGTCAACAGCGAAAAGCTTGGGCGAAGATGGCTCCAGTTCAGTGACGTTGTTAGCAAAGTGGAGTTTCGGGTACCCTACCTGGGTATGCTTAACGCTTTGGTACATGAATATCCGGTAAGTACAGATCCTCGATTCTACGATCAGAGAACTTTGTCATGACTAAGGGAACATTTtttttcctgcaaaatattaGCGTTTTTATCATGACAAAGGAAAATTATGCGTAAACATAAGGCTTGTCTTCTGAAACAGAAGTCCACAGAGAGACACCAGTAATTGCTATCCATGCATAGTAAACTCGCTACAGAAGtggtttttacaaatatttgtagCTGTAGAGACTACTAGTATGTTTGGTGCAAGTTACTGTTATAAACGAGCCGCAGCAACAACATGGCTACCCACAAATTTAGATCGTAGACTTTCTGATATCCGACAAAAAGTACGATTTCAGTACCATGCCACTAccactgtcatcatcatcatcatcatcatcatcatcatcaccggaAATATCTCTCATATAATATACAAATCATAATGTACGTCTTTCTTTCCAGACTCAAATAATGGCCGCGTTACTGGTGTACATCACGAGACCATGGGAATATTTAACGAAGCGGTTTGGTGTATGGATGTATGGTTCACTGGTGTTTCTCTGTCAGATTACACCGGTGAGTTGATCAACAGCAGAAGGAGAGACGCATCGCACGTGCGTGTGCATTCGAGAGCAGATATAACCAATACTTTATTGTACCttgtaaaaataatgtaaaaccgatatttgtttattttgatcgCAGAAATAGTAACAAGTGCGTTTTTGTGATGTAACAAAATCAAAGATTAGCGTACGGTATGCAGAGAGGGTTACTTTCTCACAAGCTTAACTGAATAGAACAGAACCTAATTCTATCCCATCATGCATGGCATTGTAAGTGTGAAGTTCAGACGTCTGCCTGATGGAGCAGGTCACTGAATATAGTGAAGTGACCAGAATCATGGCATTGGCAGATGTCAGAGTGATTCAATATCACGTGAACATCACTGATCTCATAATAAATTTGGACACCGTGAACTCGTGGGCTGCACTCAAAGCTTAAGTGTGTTCTGGAATTCCATCTGACGCCTCGAGAATCGCTGACTCAGCAGAATAGTACAAAACGAACACCATCTTCAGTTCGACAAGTGTAGATAATTTTATTCAATGAAAACAATCACACATAATTGCCAACTGATTACCTTCAATGATAGCTGTCTTTATTTTGTGAATCGATTTCGTGTGTCATACTTTCACATGCAGCTATATATTTTGCAAAGTTAGCTACAGGTTCAGAACAATGTCAACAAATTTGCCATCCTGACATAGTATGATCCAAGTTTCGCACACTTTTTGTTTTTAAGAACGTTACCAGCACAGTCTATTGATAAAATCATTTTCTAATTAAGGGAAGTGTTTACTCTCACCAACTAGCATTTTTCACATCACAAAAACGTACTGTGTTTTTATTCAAAAGATTTTAGTAGTGGGTCAATTAATTGAGCTATACAAACTCATGAATTAAACAAATTTTCAGAccaaaatttggaaatttcaCACTCCCTAATTCATTACGATCCACTTAACTTAAATTATCCATTCACATAGCAAACGTACTCGCTTTTGCAATGTGAAAACGTATCTAAGACCCggtaaaaatatgtatatttcaatatCAATATAACCATGTAGATTTCGCTTTAACaattattgttattttgttcacaaaaaacaCTTATCCAGCTTCTgatcttttgtcaaaattttgtgaactcctttgttattttttttgcttttcttaTCAATAATTACCATAGCACATATACATTTTACTATTTAACTAGTAGCACAAACACTTTGTAAGTCCGGTTCACAATCTTCCTAGGGAATTCACATGGATTGTAAGTGGCAAAGAAAAGACCATTATGTAACAAATACTTTCCTGTCAAAAGCGAAAATAAAGCTGGTGTTTAATGGGATCTCCAGGTGAATAGCGAGACGttttgtatgtaatgtatgtatgtatgtgtgtgtgtatgtatgtatgtatgtatgtatgtatgtatgtatgtatgtatgtatgtatgtatgtatgtatgtatgtaatatatatgtatgagtatgcatgtatatatttatgtattgcTACAGAGAGCGTTCTCCTCTATCTTCAATACCATTCTGTTATTCCTAACAGCATAATTGAATAGGCTTATATTATCATTCGAATAGGATCATTGCTTGTCAAATATGTCAGTCGCAATGTCGCTGAAGTATTACAGTAACGAACTTGTCCACGACACTAGAGCCCTCACAGCTCTGAAAGGTGAAGACATAATACCTGCGAGATCAACTCAATCAACAGGAAGTTAGAGGAACTTGATCCGTAGGGTGACCACGTAGGTTAACACAAAATATCTACGCGACGCTGCCACGCGCGGAAGAGCCACGATAGTATTCGGGCTGAACGCGCATGCTGGTTAATAGGCGATCGAACTATCTGCGCGCTAACGTGCCCCTACGATTTCAATATCTTTCCCGTATGTCGaagagtagaacaaaatgaGTGATCCGGGTATTGAGTCAAACCACATTGGTAATGGATGCTTGAGGGAGGTAAGTAACCGACAATACTTCGATTTGATGACTCTTGCATGCTGTGCTCGTTGTGTGAAAGCGTGCGTGGGGCGAAACCATTTCATCAATGAAATTTGGTGTGTTCTCCGCAGCGCAGCGTTCGCTCAATAATTTCCTTTGTATTGACCTCGTGGCGGGAAAATAAGAGTCCGTTGTTAATAAAGTGGCGTGTTCACATTTATGCGGAGTGAAGTTTTTAACATAGTTTGATCTCAAGCCATAGAAAGCTGACgtctatatatacatgtattgcaaATTAACATGATACCAGTGTCAGTGGGTAACTGGATACATGAGGGCGCTACCGATGTCAAACAATCCAGTTTACCTCGAACTGCCATTAGAAATGCGTGTTATTTTTATCTTTCCGGCCACAGGACCCTCTTAAAATTGAAGAGTGTGACGATACTCGAGTGGAAGTGAGCTACAAACCCAAGGAAAGGAAAGCGCCATGCATTGCTGGGGAAGGAGATATAAGCAAATCTAGACTGGTCGCTGGAGTGACCGTCTTTGCTGttgtgatattgatattatttgtCGCCCTTTTGTTAAATGGTGAGTTGAAACGTTGTACCCAATTACCAGCCAAATTGGCAGTATTAAAGGTTATCACATAGCATTTGTATACAATTTGCATCAATCATAGCATTggcttgatattttcaatgacTAATCGCGTTCTCCAGATAAGTTTCACCGTGACCCATCTGTTTATTTCTCCGGAGTCGTACTGTTTACACGTGGGGATTTTTAACAGAGATTAAGGTATGCGATTGAAAGCACAGAAGAGGAATGACTTGATTCTGTTTTGAAGCGTAATGTCTCGTTGCCATGGTTACCTCGCTTTTAACGAATCTTAGAAAAAGATAAGTTTCATATTCGTATGGTTTCAAAGGCACGGACAGGCAGACGACCGTGGGCAGTGCAAAGCTCTAGTTATCCGCTACTCGTCTATGCCCCTCACCCCCGTCTCTTCCCTATTCGTCTTTCTCTTACCCCACGGGGTGAGCTGTAGTTTTAGGGATCAGAGTTTGCTCGGAATAGTGTTAACAAGAGGTCATATTTGGATGTTTCTTGAAGAGGCTAGGCTCCGCTTTCAACGCAAAACAAGCGTACTTCGATATGTCTAATCCCAGAATTCATGGTATACTGAACTACACATATGaatgtgaaaataaaagaaaacgaaaTGGAAAAATCCGTCTCGaaactttttttgcaaatgagCTGTCGCCAACTGATAAATTGATGTTTGCGCTCGATTCAAGGGAGTCGCATGTTTTTTTTACACTTCAAAGACTGTTTGTCCATCAAAGAGTTTAGAGGACGGGCAGCTTGTTTTGCTCATCAAAGAAGGACAAGTGTCTGAAGATAAGGAAAATGCCTTAACAAGCTCAGAGGCTATTTAAAGCTGTATTTGACTGAACTGCGATTGTTAAAAT comes from Ptychodera flava strain L36383 chromosome 8, AS_Pfla_20210202, whole genome shotgun sequence and encodes:
- the LOC139138380 gene encoding signal peptidase complex catalytic subunit SEC11A-like, translated to MADALNAMVWRIDEGLAQLFPNQLLAFVSYLWVAVVLLRSNPITCAVVSSGKHSVANKGDMLILSKVTPGSFGVDDVIVVKDPSRQTSLYVQKVTSISYDPQDPLHPDVQIQYQPVNSEKLGRRWLQFSDVVSKVEFRVPYLGMLNALVHEYPTQIMAALLVYITRPWEYLTKRFGVWMYGSLVFLCQITPVS